In Sesamum indicum cultivar Zhongzhi No. 13 linkage group LG8, S_indicum_v1.0, whole genome shotgun sequence, the sequence TTAAAGTTCAAATCACAGCTCCGCGTTGCAACGTAATTCCAAAACAATATCATCCGActaaacacaaaaataaaatagactTTCAAtcttaacaaatcaaattctaGATATCGGTAAAGATCATACCTAACACCAGCATCTCCCACAATTCCAATAGCCATTCCGGCAGCAAGTCCAGAAAGGCCACAGGCCAAGCCCGAAGACAGATGCGCATATCCATCGAAAAGATAATAAGACTTGGCTTTCGGGTTAATACCAGTGCTGATAATCACAGCGATAATCAATCCGTATATACCCAAAACACCAGCCATGACAACAGGCACGATGGACTTCATCACGAGCTCCGGCCTCATCACCCCCATTGACGCCACGCCAACTCCACTCTTCGCTGTTCCATAAGCCGCACCCATACCTGTAAACTCAAACAGATCATATTAAGATCTTTAAACATCATTACAAAACCAAGATAAAAGAAATCCCAGCAATATAATCAGAATAAGGAGAAAACTGTTTCAGCATGTGGGATTCAGCAAACGACGGCAACAAACTACTAGAGATTCCGGCAAACTAATCATAAACAAGAGCAATAAAGTTAATAACAACAAGGAATCGGCAAAAAGGCATGCGACAAAATAGGAAAAGTCCACCAAATCTAATCGAAAGTTTTGGGAGAAGATGAGAAGTGAATTGAGGGGAGAGATTACAGGAGAAGACGAGGGCGGCAGCAGCGCCGAGAAAGCCGAAGAAAGGAGCAGTTTCATCGCCGCTGAAGGTCGAAGACATTTTTGgcttttatcaaaatttagttttaagGTCGCAAAGAGGAAGAATTTCTGATGGGGTTTGGATTCAGATCTTTCtcgtgtgggtgtgtg encodes:
- the LOC105169708 gene encoding V-type proton ATPase 16 kDa proteolipid subunit-like, yielding MSSTFSGDETAPFFGFLGAAAALVFSCMGAAYGTAKSGVGVASMGVMRPELVMKSIVPVVMAGVLGIYGLIIAVIISTGINPKAKSYYLFDGYAHLSSGLACGLSGLAAGMAIGIVGDAGVRANAQQPKLFVGMILILIFAEALALYGLIVGIILSSRAGQSRAD